Within the Fischerella sp. PCC 9605 genome, the region CCCAGTACGCACCTTTTACCAAGCGAATTGTAATTGGATAACCACGCTGTTTTGCCCAATCAATTAATGCTTTTGCATCTTGTTCGCTGTCACGCAGATATGCTTGGATAGTCATGCCAATATCTGTGCGCGTACGAAATTCTTCTTCAAGCAAAAGCTTTTTCAGAATGCTCAACGTTAGGTTTTTGTAAGCATACTGTTCCATATCAAAGTGAACGGCGACGCCTAGTTCTTTGGCACGACGCAACAGGATGCGGATGCGATCGCTGACTCGTTCTTCGCTACCTTTAGGATCTAGGGGATCGAATTGGGAGTAAAACGCGGTTAATTTGACAGACACCTGAACTTTTGGTAGTGCTTCGCCGTCTGCTTCATCAATTAATGGTACAGTTGCCCAATTCTTGGATGCTTCTTGTAATTGTTGCATCAAATCTAGATATCTTTCCAGGTAAGACTGTGCTTCTGCTTCGGTAATTACTGCTTCACCTAGTAAGTCTACAGTGAAAGCCATTTTTTCCTTACGCAGTCGCTCAATCGTCTTAAGTACCTGTTTAATATTTTCTCCAGCAATATATTTATGAGCTAATGTTTCAACTGCTGTAGCAACAGTTGTAGCAGCAACTTGCCCTGGCATGGAATCGGGATTGGCAAAATTTAACATTCCCTTCAGGGCAGTTGGTAATTCTACTGATTCATCGCCTAAATATTCTTGTAAATGTGCGGCAATTTCCGATTTACTGTGTAAAGCAGGTAGAGTATCGATAAAGCGAAATAGCTGCACTCGCAACCCAGGATTGCTCATCGCCCAAGCCAGCAGCTTATCATCCCAGCGCATCTGATCGCGCAACGCCGAGAAGAAATTACGACTTTCCTGTGTTGCTTCTAGTAATTGTTTGGCTATTTTTTGAGTATTAGCTTCGTAGGTGCTAGTTTTTACTTGTAAAACCACAGATAACAAACTCCTTGTTTAATGTCAGGCTTTACTTTATAAAACCCATATCTTCTATTTTCGCTCTTTGGTTTTGTAGCCACCACATCTAGAGTGCAGGATGTTACGCAATTCCTACTAATACCAATGTAAAAGGGACTGGGGATTAGGGATTGGGGTAGTGGTTTTCACGCGTAAAAATTATGTCCGGGGCAATAAAGCCCTCCCACATGTTGGGCATCCGCTGTGCTGGGGTAACTGTGGCTGCTGGTACTCTTCAGCAAGCAGGGCTAATTCGCTACAAGCGTGGTAAAATTACTATTCTGGATCGGGAAAATCTGGAAGTGGCTGCTTGTGAGTGTGACGGGATAATCAAAGCCGAGTTTCGACGGTTGTTGGGAGTTGAACGAGGTTAGAGCTTACATACCTGATTGGACTCTTATGTACGGTTTCGTACCGACATCTGATGTTGACGACCTTTATCGTTATGTCTATTTGGAGTATTGCAATACGGTTGTGTGAACGTTCGCTGTCACTCTAAAGAGTGTAGCTTCAGGCTTTAGCCTGTGGGTTCGTAAAGCCGTAACATCATTTGTCCTGAAGTTCCCCAGGAGATTAAGACGTGCAAGCTGAAGATTCAACAGATGGCTCGAAAGTATCATATAACGATACTTACATCCTTAATGGTTTGCGGTTAGTGGTTGTAGATGACGATCAAGACACGCGAGAGTTATTCACCTTCGTCCTTGAAAGCAATGGCGCAGAAGTCATCCCAGTTGCTTCAGCACAGCAGGCGCTAGAAGCGATCGCACAATTTCAGCCGGATATCTTGATTAGTGACATACAAATGTCAGGTACAGATGGCTACAACCTGATTCGCCAAGTGAGAAATCTTGGTGCCGATCAAGGAGGACAGATTCCAGCGATCGCCGTGACTGGCTATCCCAAAAATGTGAATGATATTGACGAGCTATTGGTTGGTTTTCAAGGTCATCTGTGCAAACCTATTGATTTAGATGAACTAATCGCAGTTGTTGCTAGCCTGGCTAAACGAGTAGTTAGTAGTTAGTGGTTAGTAGTTAGTAGGTAGTAGTTAGTAGTTAGTAGTTGGTAGTGAGTGGTTAGTAGTTGGTAGTGAGTGGTTAGTAGTTAGTAGTTGATTTTTTACCACTATCTACTAACCACTATCTACTATCTACTATCCACTAACCACTATCCACTAACCCTTCACTAATTAATCAAGA harbors:
- a CDS encoding helix-turn-helix domain-containing protein translates to MSGAIKPSHMLGIRCAGVTVAAGTLQQAGLIRYKRGKITILDRENLEVAACECDGIIKAEFRRLLGVERG
- a CDS encoding response regulator — translated: MQAEDSTDGSKVSYNDTYILNGLRLVVVDDDQDTRELFTFVLESNGAEVIPVASAQQALEAIAQFQPDILISDIQMSGTDGYNLIRQVRNLGADQGGQIPAIAVTGYPKNVNDIDELLVGFQGHLCKPIDLDELIAVVASLAKRVVSS